The stretch of DNA TGCTCCCTCTGGGTGGCATCGCCGATCTCAGTTATCGACTCGCTTCGATCCCGTGGGATTTTCTCAAGAATCAAAGCGACTTATTTGCCCAACTCGACCAAGTGAATATGGTCGAGCAAATGCAGAAAATGACAGCTTCGATCCCTTTGCCACTGTTGATTCTGGCAATTTCGGTATCACCTGCCATCAGTGAAGAACTGGTTTTCCGAGGCCTCCTGGTGCGTGGTTTACTGGCCCGCTGGGGTGTCTTGTGGACAATGCTGATCTCGTCGTTCCTGTTCGCCTTGATCCATTTTCATCCACTGCATGTCATGGCTGTCTTTCCAATTGGCATGGCACTCTTCTGGATCTACTACACCACGCGCAACTTCTGGTTGCCCATGTGGCTGCATCTGCTCAACAACCTCTGCTCGATCCTGGTGATGCGCTGGCAGGGAAGTCTCGAAGAGGTGCTCGAAAACGCCGATACAATGCAATTGGTAGTACAGTCTGGCATTGCACTGCTGGGAACTTCGATCGCTCTGTGGCTGCTCCATAAAAACCGAACCCGGTATGTGAATGCCGCAGGAGACGAGTGGAATCCTCCCGCGGCTCCCATGTCGTCGCCTCCAGTTCAGCTCGGTTTTCAACGCCAGGTGAATGTCGTGGGAATTCCTGTATTTGTGATTGGTGCAGCTCTTACCGCTTTGTTGCTCTTCGCTCAGGTCAGTTCGATGATCGAGCCACTTGACGAAACGAAAGCTGGCATCAGTGATCCTGCTCTTGCACCATGAGTGCACACTGCCTCACGTTTCGCTCACGATGATCCCGCATTTTCACGGTGAATTCTGCATGCTCACGACTTCTCCATCCGGTAGGGATCTCGAAGAGATCATCACGATTATCAGCCGGTGGGCGCATGCAGGACTTGTCCGTGAGTTTCCCTCGTTTTTGCCGCAGGTTCTGCAGCAACCCTCGAAGATCAGTTCCCCCCGTGAGCTCTGGCCTGTCTTCTACGGCTGCTTTGACTGGCATTCGGCAGTCCACAGCCACTGGGCACTCGCTCGCTATGTGCGCTGGCTTCCCTCTCACCCGCAAGCCGTATCCTGGATCGAAACGCTGCAACATCAGATCACACCATCCGGGATGGCAGGTGAATTGGACTTCTTTACTCGATCCCACTGGCCCAGCTTCGAAAGGCCTTACGGCTGGGCCTGGTATCTGACACTTTGCCTTGAACTGGCCTCTCATCCCGAGCCAGCCTTGCGCAATCTCTACCCTCAACTACAACCATTGGAACAACTTTTGAGAGGTCGCTTTCGGGATTGGCTGGAATCTCTTGATCGCCCGATACGCACTGGGGAACACAATCAAACAGCCTTCAGCCTCGGAATGATTTACGACTACTCAAAGGGCATGGGGGATGATGCTCTCCGCACGCTCATCACTCAAAAGTCATTATCCTGGCATGCTCGCGATACCCATCTCCCCTGGGCATTAGAACCGTCGGCTCACGATTTTCTCTCGCCTTCACTGGCAGTCGCAGATCTCCTGAGCCGCACGATCGATGATCCCGAGGAGTTCAGCCAGTGGCTGCGAAACGCATTCCCTCAGTGGCATGCCGATCCGGCAACACTGCTCGCATGGCCCACGGTTGAATCCCTCGATCGCATTGACGGGAAAAATGCTCATTGGGATGGGCTGGCCTTCAGCCGGGCCTGGATGCTGCTGAAGATTGCCCAGCGACTTCCCTATGACCACTATCTCAAACCAGCATTCATCGAGGCCAGTCACCAGCAGGGAAGACGCGGACTGAATTCTCTGACCAGTGACAGCTACATGACAACCCACTGGGTGGGAAGTTTTGTCGCTTACTGGCTTTCATTCCATCTCAGCCATGAGCCTCACATTGGCAACCACTCTTCCGGCATTGCCTGAATCTGCTCTTCAAGTTGCGGGCTTGGCCACAGGCTCGGTTTTCGTCAGGAAGGTCGATTCCAGCTCCCCAATCCGGCTCAATGCGGCCAGATTGGTCGTGTCCTCCATCAGTTTCAAATTGGCCGAGAGTGCCACAGTTTCGAGCCAGTATTTCAGTCGTTCGAGTTTGACGATATCCAGCTCTTTCTGCTCGCTCTCTTTCGAAAGCTGCTTGATTGTCGCGAGTTCCTTTTTCATTTCGGCATAGCGCGGATGCTCGACAATCACTTGCCGCACAGCATCGGCTTCTTCGGAAATCAAACGAGCCGTCTCGGGATGCCACGGGCTCGCCATCACTGGCCAGCGTTTTTTGACAGCCGCACCAAGCTCCCGCTTGATGCTCGATACGGTCGTCCGTCGGCGGCGGACTTCCGAGTCTGTCCGTGCCTTCTCGTCACGCTTGTGACGAATCGCTTTTTCGACATCGTCCGCACGATCGGTCCCGGTCAGCAGAAACTCCCGGCTCAGCCCTTCAATCACCGACTTCTCAACGACCGTCGCATGCTTAACCAACTCATCAACCGGTGAATTTGGTGTCAGTAAGCCATCCTGACCTTTAGTTTTGGAAGCGTGTCGCAGAAAAATGTCGGTTGTGCGCACAGGGATGTCGATCGTGCGCGCTGTCAGCACCGTATAGGCATGCGCTTCCAGAAATGAGGTACGACCATCCTGATCATAGTCCGGGCTCGTTACCGATTGACCCGTTCTCGATTCCCCACAGAGAGCTTCAAAGAAGTAAGACGAATACTCACGATAATCGGCCTCGTTGATGTTCGGCGTACAGCCAGCCGCCACACGATCAGGAACTGTCGAGAAGAACCCGCACCTGGGATGCTCTGCCAGTCCATGGGCAGGGTTCCCCTTCTTGAAGATAAAGTTCCCAAAGCCACCGCTGTAGCATTGCACCATGACGGCCACCACCGGCACATCGGGCGAAAGCTCATCCAGTTTCTCAGTCCACTCTGTGACGGACATATCCGTACTTTTCCACAGATGCATGATGTTATTAGCAAAAGCTGGCTTGCGATTTCCTCCGTCGGAACGCTGCCGATCTGCCGGACGTGGTTCGCGCTCTGAATCGGCCCCAGTTTTGGAACTGTCTGAAACAGATTCCTTATTGCTGGTCTCTGCCTCGCTAACAGTCTCTGGTTTAGCTGAATCTTCGGGTTTGCTCGACTCATCCGATTTGGATTCGGAACTGTCAGATGGCTCCATCCGGGTCGGTCGTGCCGATGCTGGAGAGCCCGTTCCTGGTTCATTGCCAGAGCGTGGGAATGGGCCTCGTGAAGATGTCGATTCCCCGCGAGCTTTTCCGCCATGGCCAGTGAAATACACAATCAGGCGGTCGCCACCGGCCAGTTGTGCGCGAAAGTCCTTTAAAGTGTTCTCGATCGTCGTCGGATCAGCTGCTCCATCCACGACAGGGAGCAGGCTGGTGCGATAATCGAAGTTCACGCCGTTGGCCGGGCCAATGAGATCCGCCAGCAGCATTCGGAGATCTTCAGGGTCTCGCTGAGCATCGAACTGCAGATCAGTCTGTGCATTACCACCATCTGAGAAGAGGATTTTCTGGTGGATATCTGAAATTTTCAGCCGCTCAAGCACACGCTGTAGATAGCGAACGTTGTTCTCGAGAGAGATCTGATTGCTCTCAGGCCGGGGGCCGCCGCCAATCGTGAGCAGATGATCGCTCGCCCAGAGTGTCCCCCCTGCCAGCATCGACAAGGAACACACAACAGCTGCAGACAAAGATGTTCGAAGCATGTCAATCCCATCCAGGCAAGATCTGTCCGATGACCCGGCGAGCCCCGAATCATGAAGACCTGATGAACTCATTTTCAAATTGTGATCAAGATCACCGGGTCAGTACAGAAAAAAGTATCTCACCCGGGCACATTTCAGTCAGTACAGTTCCGCCGCTTCAGAGAAACAGACGGAAGAGAGGTCAAGCTGCCTTTCAAATGCTGAAGAGTCTCACCTTACAGTGTATCGGTGACCTCTTCAGACTCCGGCTCTATTTCGGAAGGGAGTTCAACTCCAGGAAACTCTTTCTTCAATAGCTCTTCGAATGCCTGACCTCGGGCATTAATCGAGATGACTTCAAAATTCCGTCCAATCAGAATCATGCGGGGAATCGAGTTGATCGAATAGTTATTTTTTGTGCGATGGTTGCGGCTCCGCGCAAGCATTCTTGACAGACTTTCAACGCGCCATTGTTTTCTGAGAAGCGTGTGATCTCCATGCCGACGCAGGTCTCTCTTGCGATTCACAACAGACTATTTCAAGCAGCATCTTGTTTTAATTTGCCATCTATTGAACTGCGATTGTGTGGGCTCAGTCTAACCGGAGGACATCCTTCTTCACCCTCTTATCACTTCAACTCTTCAGTAGACCACTTCTGGATTGCCAGCTTCAATTTCTGTTCGACCCGCTCCTTCAGTGCCACAAAGTAGTGTGCATCCTCAGTGAGGCCCGCTGTGCTGGCGAACCGAATCAATGGATCGAGCAGCCATAACTCGGTGGGAGAAAGCTCCGGCTTCAATGTTCCCGCTTCCAGTTGCGACTGGATCCACTTCAAACTCGAAGGAACATGTTCTCGGGGCCCTTGAGCGATCTTTAAGGCGGCTTCGTAGATCTCTTCAAAAGACTCTTCTGGCCTGTAGGCCCGTAGTGCTCTGCCCACAGCCACCACGTGCCGGGCCAGTTCGCGAACTTCCGGCCACTCCTCTTCGGGATAGATCTCTCGAACCTTCAATAAATGAAAGGTTCCAGCCGCATCGATTGCCTTGATCTGCCCCAGCAGATTCCCCCACAGATTCACCAGAGCTTTATCGAACTCCGCCCGGACAGCCGGTGCGGATTCCGCAACTTCAAACCAGCCTCCCAGATTCGTCAGCACTTCGGCACACCAGCGGCGATGTGCCAGATCTCCGCCAGCCAGAATTGTGCGACCAGCCGGGCCGCAATAATAGATCGCCTCGGCACCTGATCCTTCCCGATGGCCCGTCTGCATAGTCACACCGCGCAGCAGCTTGCCCACAATCTGGCCCATGGCACCACTCCACAGATCGGGCAAACGACCGTAGAGCATCGACTCTTCCAGAAGCTCGACGAGAAACCGCCGCACACGCTCGTGGTAAATCCCATTGCTGCACAGCACCAGAATGGGCAGGCGGCTCACGGCGACATCCAATCGCGATGTTTCCGCCAGTCGCTCAAGAAGTTGTACATACTCCTGCATCACCACCAGCAGTTGATCGGTCTGCGTGCAGACCAAAAGGATTTCAGGAATCCACTGCTGGTCCACACACTTTTGCAGTTCGGGCCGACAGACCTCTTCGACCGTCAACGGATAGGTCGTACCATCCGCAGCGAATGTGAGAATCCCTCCGGCTCCCCACGATGCACTTCGCGTCGCTCCCTTTCTCTGGATGAACTGCACGCTTCCATCCAGCCGGCAAAGCCCGCGTGTGAGATGATAAAAGTAAGCCGCTCCCAAAGCACCCACAGGGAGAATGCCAATGTTCGCCCGGCTCGAGCCAGTCATGACAGCTCCTGCATTCGAGCGAGGGCATCGCGTGTGGCAGCAGGATAGGCCGTCTTGAGAATCAGCATCGCTGGTCGGCCACGCTCGGCTGTCGAAGCATAGGCGTATTCGATGTTGATATCGGCCGCCGCGAGGGCTTCACCCACCGTCGCCAGATTGCCGACGCCGTCAGTCATTTCGAGAACGACGACTTCCGCTTCCACAACGGGCAAACCGGCACCCGTCAGCGCTTCTCTCGTCGCGGTCGGGTTGTCGGTCACGAGCCGCACCATCCCCTGCTCGACGTTATCAATCACACTGAAGGCTCGAATATGAATGTTCCTGCCAGCCAGTAACCGGCCCACCTGCCCCAGTCTTCCGGGCTGATTTTCAATGGCAATACTCAGTTGCCTTTGGATATCGACCTGCATGATTACGCACCTTCGCCAGCATAGGCCTGGCCCATCATGATTCGCGTGACATCGTTCAGCTTGCTGCTTGATCCTACTCACTCTTGTCGCTGATCAACAGCCACTCACCGTTACCGCTTGTCAACATAACTGTGGACTTATCATCTGGCGAACTGACCTTTTTCACAGTATTGTTCACGCAGTATTGTCGATGCAGATCCTTCATCCAGATCATCCCACAGGTTCACCTGTTCGCCGCTTCGCGATGATTTGTAACGCAATCATCCCTCCGCATTTACGCTCAACACTTGCCCACCCGGAAATACTGATGAGAACTCTCCCTTCCGCAATCTGCATCACGGCCATCTGCTTCTTGGCCATTTGCCTTGCGATCGTGGACTTGAGCCCTGAGCTTGAGGCCAGCGATCCTCCCCGACCTTCCACGGCTACAGCAAATGCCGACTGGCTGCTGAATCCGGCTCCCTATCGCAGCCAGATCCAGACAGTTCCGCCTGTCGATCCCCTTCAAACCGAGGCCCATCCACCCACCGAAATCCGCCTTTCCAACGGACTGGCCGAACGCGTCTGGCAGATCTCCCCTCAAGTGGCCACTACCAGCCTGAAGCTCCTCTCCACGGGCGAAGAGTATGTGCGGGCTGTGGGGCCGGAAGCTCGCCTCACGATCGATGGCCAGAGTTATCCCATTGGCGGATTAACGGGCCAGCCCGTCAAAAACTACCTCAAACGAGAATGGCTGTCCCAACTGAAACCATTCCCAGCCAGCTACACCTTCGTCGCTTATCAGACAGGCCCGATCGAGGAGCGATTTCCCTGGAAGAAGCGGCCCGAATGGATGCCCCGCGACCTCCCCTGGCCTCCTCCGGGTCAACACCTCACACTGCAATTCGCACCACCAGCCATGCCACTACAGATCGAAACTGGCAAAGTCCTCTTTCAAGAACGTTTTGGCGAGAACTCCCCCGCTTCCAAAATCGATGCCGGTTGGAAACCGATTGCCAGTACCAAACATCCACGCACGTCGTATCACAATGAAGGCAAAGCCGGCGAGCTGATGGCTCTGCCCGATACCTGCGTCTATCTCGAACGCGCATGGCCCACAGAAGCTGCCAGTGTTGAACTGACCATCGACTGCGGCGACGACAGCCAAGCCAACTCCTGGGGCCCCGGCCTCGCCTGGAAGTTCCCGGAAGGAACCATCAGCCTCGTCGCCAGACCGCACAGCCAGCAGTTGGAAATCTATGGCTTCCAAGGGGGCGAGCAGCTTCTGGGAGAGTTCGATCGCACACAGGCCATTACCTTACGACTCTCTCTCCAGCAAAACGAGGTTGTGTGCGAAGCAGCTCAAAAGGGAGCCTCGTTTCAATCACTGGCTCGTATCCCTGTCACATCTCATCCACAGACATTGCGAATCGGAAAGATCGGCAAACATGGCGACGGCAAAGATTACCCAACAGCCCAGGGTGAACCATGTCGCAGCCACTTGCACGAAGTGACGCTCCGCGCCAAACCCACGCCGTCAGCCAAACCAGCTCTTGCCGATCTTCCCCGGGTGGAAATGCATTACGAGATCTACGACGGACTGCCTCTTTTTTCCAAGTGGATGGTGGTCCACAACACGACCTCACGCCCGGTGGTGATCGATCAATTTGTTTCTGAAGAGTTGCGTCTGGTCGAAGTCGAATCGAGTGTCGAAGATGCCACACTCACCGAGCGCTACAATCTGCATGTCGAAAGTGAATATGCCTTCCATGCCATGGATGCCGCCCATGCCTGCGAAGCGGGTGTCCGCATTCAAACCGATCCCGATTATCCAACGCAGGTAAACTATCGCAAACAGACGCGCTGCCTGCTTGAAGCCTCTCCTCTTCTAGGCCCAGGGATTCACTTACCACCCGGACAACGATTCACCACTTACCGCGTTTATGAATTGCTGCTCGATTCAACCGATCGCGAGCGACGCGGACTGGCTCAACGCCGGATGTATCGCACCCTCGCACCTTGGGTCACCGAAAACCCACTCATGTTCCACAAAGTTCAAAGCGATCCGATATCAATTCGCGAAGCCATCACCCAATGTGCCGATACAGGCTTCGAGATGATCATCATGTCGTTTGGCTCCGGAGTGAACCTCGAAAACTCGAATGCCGCCTACCGCCAGAAGTATCGCCAACTCGCCGATGAAGCCCGCCAGAAAGGCATTGCTTTAGGTGGCTATACACTCACCGGTTCGCGCAGTGCCGGAACACCCGCCGATAACACTCAAGGTGCCCCGGCTGCTTTCGGAGTCATGCCTTGCCTGGGCTCGGCCTGGGGACGCGATTATCTCCAGCGGGTCAAAGATTTTCTCTTTGATTCCGGCCTGAGTGTCCTCGAAAACGACGGGCCTTACCCGGGCGATCTCTGTCATGCCACCTCACACCCGCATCATCATGGCCTGGCCGATTCACAATGGGTGCAGTGGGAAGCACAGTCAGATCTGTACCGCTGGTGCAGAAAACAAGGCATCTATGTCAATCAGCCCGACTGGTACTTCCTGAATGGTGGCAACAAAACGGGCATGGGTTACCGTGAAACCAACTGGTCGCTTCCCCGAGCCGAGCAGGAAATCATTGAACGTCAAAACATTTACGATGGCACGTGGACGAAAACGCAGTCGATGGGCTGGATGTTCGTACCACTCAGCCAGTATCACGGCGGTGGTGCAGCGGCCACG from Planctopirus ephydatiae encodes:
- a CDS encoding DUF2891 domain-containing protein, encoding MLTTSPSGRDLEEIITIISRWAHAGLVREFPSFLPQVLQQPSKISSPRELWPVFYGCFDWHSAVHSHWALARYVRWLPSHPQAVSWIETLQHQITPSGMAGELDFFTRSHWPSFERPYGWAWYLTLCLELASHPEPALRNLYPQLQPLEQLLRGRFRDWLESLDRPIRTGEHNQTAFSLGMIYDYSKGMGDDALRTLITQKSLSWHARDTHLPWALEPSAHDFLSPSLAVADLLSRTIDDPEEFSQWLRNAFPQWHADPATLLAWPTVESLDRIDGKNAHWDGLAFSRAWMLLKIAQRLPYDHYLKPAFIEASHQQGRRGLNSLTSDSYMTTHWVGSFVAYWLSFHLSHEPHIGNHSSGIA
- a CDS encoding amino acid-binding protein — its product is MQVDIQRQLSIAIENQPGRLGQVGRLLAGRNIHIRAFSVIDNVEQGMVRLVTDNPTATREALTGAGLPVVEAEVVVLEMTDGVGNLATVGEALAAADINIEYAYASTAERGRPAMLILKTAYPAATRDALARMQELS
- a CDS encoding CPBP family intramembrane glutamic endopeptidase, with the protein product MSDDLEPASSQFAQPVPGDMGTPAIHPVQPPLSLTDFLDEESAPPLVKDVLVSNDESLPAFVRARQSLGPGLGEAVGWTAGVFGSHLLLSIGLLFIISIVSAVYLVSAEGIKDPKELERRLAMDSMGSLGHTILVCGEQWLMVGLTIVAIWLRMGKQTTRQLNLDLPHPYQLLIVTCLVLPLGGIADLSYRLASIPWDFLKNQSDLFAQLDQVNMVEQMQKMTASIPLPLLILAISVSPAISEELVFRGLLVRGLLARWGVLWTMLISSFLFALIHFHPLHVMAVFPIGMALFWIYYTTRNFWLPMWLHLLNNLCSILVMRWQGSLEEVLENADTMQLVVQSGIALLGTSIALWLLHKNRTRYVNAAGDEWNPPAAPMSSPPVQLGFQRQVNVVGIPVFVIGAALTALLLFAQVSSMIEPLDETKAGISDPALAP